The Punica granatum isolate Tunisia-2019 chromosome 4, ASM765513v2, whole genome shotgun sequence genome has a window encoding:
- the LOC116204958 gene encoding cellular nucleic acid-binding protein isoform X1, translated as MSSVSRSPSRSRSRSPVGRKIRSDRFSYRDAPYRRDSRRGFSRDLCKNCKRPGHFARECPNVAICHNCGLPGHIASECTTKSLCWNCREPGHMASNCPNEGICHTCGKAGHRARDCTAPPLPPGDLRLCNNCYKQGHIAADCTNEKACNNCRKTGHLARDCPNEPICNLCNIAGHLARSCPKAHSIGGGGGDRLGGGRSSGGYHRDVVCRNCQQVGHMSRDCMGPLMICHNCGGRGHFAYECPSGRFMDRYPRRY; from the exons ATGAGTTCAGTCAGCAGGAGCCCAAGCAGGAGCCGCAGCAGGAGCCCTGTGGGTCGTAAGATCCGCTCTGATCGGTTTTCATATCGCGATGCACCATACCGGAGAGATTCCAGGAGGGGGTTCAG CCGGGACCTTTGCAAAAATTGCAAGCGACCTGGGCATTTTGCTAGAGAATGCCCTAATGTGGCGATTTGTCACAATTGTGGACTTCCGGG GCACATTGCCTCAGAATGCACCACCAAGTCCTTATGCTGGAATTGCCGGGAGCCTGGCCATATGGCGAGCAACTGTCCGAATGAGGGCATCTGCCACACCTGTGGCAAAGCAGGGCATCGTGCTCGGGACTGCACAGCCCCTCCATTGCCACCCGGTGACCTGAGGCTGTGCAACAACTGCTACAAGCAAGGGCACATTGCAGCTGACTGCACCAATGAGAAGGCCTGCAACAACTGCAGGAAGACTGGCCATCTCGCACGGGACTGCCCAAATGAGCCAATCTGCAACCTGTGCAACATAGCTGGGCATTTGGCACGGAGCTGCCCGAAGGCCCACTCcattggaggaggaggaggagaccgGCTAGGCGGTGGTCGGAGCAGTGGTGGGTACCACAGGGATGTGGTGTGTAGGAACTGCCAACAGGTGGGCCACATGAGCAGAGACTGCATGGGACCCCTAATGATCTGCCACAACTGCGGGGGCAGAGGCCATTTTGCATATGAATGCCCGTCTGGGAGGTTCATGGACCGGTATCCTCGGAGGTACTGA
- the LOC116204958 gene encoding zinc finger protein GIS2 isoform X2: MHHTGEIPGGGSAGTFAKIASDLGILLENALMWRFVTIVDFRECTTKSLCWNCREPGHMASNCPNEGICHTCGKAGHRARDCTAPPLPPGDLRLCNNCYKQGHIAADCTNEKACNNCRKTGHLARDCPNEPICNLCNIAGHLARSCPKAHSIGGGGGDRLGGGRSSGGYHRDVVCRNCQQVGHMSRDCMGPLMICHNCGGRGHFAYECPSGRFMDRYPRRY; the protein is encoded by the exons ATGCACCATACCGGAGAGATTCCAGGAGGGGGTTCAG CCGGGACCTTTGCAAAAATTGCAAGCGACCTGGGCATTTTGCTAGAGAATGCCCTAATGTGGCGATTTGTCACAATTGTGGACTTCCGGG AATGCACCACCAAGTCCTTATGCTGGAATTGCCGGGAGCCTGGCCATATGGCGAGCAACTGTCCGAATGAGGGCATCTGCCACACCTGTGGCAAAGCAGGGCATCGTGCTCGGGACTGCACAGCCCCTCCATTGCCACCCGGTGACCTGAGGCTGTGCAACAACTGCTACAAGCAAGGGCACATTGCAGCTGACTGCACCAATGAGAAGGCCTGCAACAACTGCAGGAAGACTGGCCATCTCGCACGGGACTGCCCAAATGAGCCAATCTGCAACCTGTGCAACATAGCTGGGCATTTGGCACGGAGCTGCCCGAAGGCCCACTCcattggaggaggaggaggagaccgGCTAGGCGGTGGTCGGAGCAGTGGTGGGTACCACAGGGATGTGGTGTGTAGGAACTGCCAACAGGTGGGCCACATGAGCAGAGACTGCATGGGACCCCTAATGATCTGCCACAACTGCGGGGGCAGAGGCCATTTTGCATATGAATGCCCGTCTGGGAGGTTCATGGACCGGTATCCTCGGAGGTACTGA
- the LOC116204091 gene encoding zinc finger CCCH domain-containing protein 19 — protein sequence MEAEEDDTLKTSPEPSLPDPEGSTAPGPPQPELGPAAAHCEPEPAPQSEDPPRYDVQQSLPGKDGGGSSELGGEEVICHRSEAAACMDESTATAEGELVAEKEDDGAARGGGDVVVGESWTVVAAAASPQGQSPQLVSERDGGHEVGGEDSEAAADVTVSEPTGAVVDNRVVEERGKETVDVADKGVEEETEEGHMKEVDDHSEPATEETKPEATEEKEPLHSEAAADGMETAHEKADRDGAEAVEHVPEVAEVAGLGQKEEVKEGAAAVNVVHLESDGHGASALKESAEESTEASGAVKDSTATDTVDVEAAEDDTMAVAEEAAGENRKVDVEMKKTEDNMVGSGDEADKAAMDMVAEAEEAARVNRKVDDDMVDVKMEKVEDDMVAGEDKVDEAALDMVAEAEEVARDNRKVDDDMVEAEMKTTESNMVAGGNEAHGGVAMDMVAEAEEPAKDSRQVDEVEKTTENNMVSRNDEANEAAMDNKEVGEDVVEEAHDAAMDNREVDENVEEEEADESAMDKREFDEDVAEEAEAEADADEDMGALHEDTDATEETDATEEAEKAEEVSRSGMKRKRGRAPKASTPRTPSRKKMEEDVCFVCFDGGDLVLCDRRGCPKAYHPSCVNRDEAFFRTKGQWNCGWHLCSNCGKNAYYMCYTCTYSLCKTCIRGGSISCIRRNKGFCRTCMKTITMIENNSKGDDDMEQVDFDDKSSWEYLFKDYYLDLKERLSLTPEELAKATNLWKGSAGLSGKRDSPHEAADDSENSAGDTGVTVPKRRQSKRRAKSHTKGRDLRVRSDQVGSGKSSIDDNSEWASKELLEFVMHMRNGDGSILSQYDVQALLLDYIKSNKLRDPKRKSQILCDQRLQNLFGKPRVGHFEMLKLLESHYFIKEDADDLRGTFVDTDANQSEVDGNFDVSQKAGRDKRRKTRKKGDERGLLSNRDDYAAIDTHNITLIYLRRNLLEDLIEDAETFHDKVVGAFVRIRITSSNPGSNQKQDLYRLVPVVGTSKAAEQYKVGKRMTDFLLEILNLDKTEVITIDIISNQEFTEDECKRLRQSIKCGLLNRLTVGDIQEKAMALQTVRVKDWLESETVRLSHLRDRASDMGRRKELRECVEKLQLLKTPEERQRRLEEIPEIHVDPKMDPSHESEEDEAEADDKRQENYVGGARGTTSFRGREPISPQKGGSTSYDSWSSGTRTTPMTPSRELSRNLSSRGFPARGDDYRAEAVNGSSSWSQVKERETSYHLSSRSNMNMHVSSSAPEVGASRITSSAAVPESQSVGASQSAPKINETEKIWHYQDPAGKIHGPFSMVQLRKWNNTGYFPVDLRIWKTTEGQEESILLTDALNGKFHRDPPSRSNSEQNRGTLVGRASVEIPRHLGGEWGSSGFGTNLPSPTPGQATTTLTKSVNMFSSGNGGAQAPTLASSALNSLSQVVQKPEMGMLLGSSISAPSQMHLQATVPGGDSYSNQVVGLHNLVQAVVRNQNQNPIQAEAVAPSSAHKSEPVNMPSQTQVQGPWTTNSGAVPSIPSFASHGSSSVPLPNMNWPVGNNSNISNNATNNYNATTQNMGWTPMPGNAGWTAAPVPGNTTMNWGAQTQGAPSGNPSWLTQGQVQAPGNPTQMGWASTGNPNPGFTAPGQGPAPAGSNSTNWASSGNQNGDGYQRNRAWSRQSSFGSGGGSGGGGGGGGSSRMGGWCRFFRENGHCKKGASCNYRHT from the exons ATGGAAGCCGAGGAAGACGACACCTTGAAGACCTCGCCCGAACCCTCGCTCCCGGACCCGGAGGGTTCTACGGCCCCTGGCCCGCCCCAGCCGGAGCTCGGACCGGCCGCTGCGCATTGCGAGCCTGAGCCTGCTCCCCAATCGGAGGACCCCCCGCGCTATGATGTGCAGCAGTCCTTGCCCGGTAAAGACGGTGGTGGAAGCTCGGAACTTGGAGGTGAGGAGGTGATTTGCCATAGGAGCGAGGCGGCTGCTTGCATGGACGAGTCTACAGCGACAGCGGAAGGGGAATTGGTGGCTGAGAAGGAGGACGACGGTGCAGCGCGTGGTGGGGGTGATGTAGTGGTTGGGGAGAGCTGGACGGTTGTGGCAGCGGCTGCTTCTCCCCAGGGGCAATCGCCACAGCTAGTGTCTGAGAGGGATGGTGGCCATGAGGTTGGGGGAGAGGACAGCGAGGCGGCTGCAGATGTGACTGTGAGCGAACCTACCGGAGCTGTGGTGGACAACCGGGTGGTTGAAGAGAGAGGTAAGGAGACTGTTGATGTAGCTGATAAGGGCGTAGAAGAGGAGACGGAAGAGGGTCATATGAAGGAGGTGGATGACCACAGCGAGCCTGCGACAGAGGAAACGAAGCCAGAGGCAACTGAGGAAAAAGAGCCTCTTCATTCGGAAGCAGCAGCCGACGGAATGGAGACTGCCCATGAGAAGGCTGACAGAGACGGTGCAGAGGCTGTTGAGCATGTCCCTGAAGTGGCAGAGGTTGCGGGACTGGGTCAAAAGGAGGAGGTTAAGGAGGGAGCTGCGGCAGTAAATGTTGTTCATTTAGAGTCTGACGGGCATGGAGCATCAGCTTTGAAAGAATCGGCAGAGGAAAGCACAGAGGCCTCTGGTGCTGTGAAGGACTCGACAGCCACTGACACGGTGGACGTGGAAGCAGCTGAGGATGATACGATGGCAGTGGCCGAGGAGGCTGCTGGGGAAAACAGAAAGGTTGATGTAGAGATGAAAAAGACTGAGGATAATATGGTGGGTAGTGGTGATGAGGCAGACAAGGCTGCGATGGACATGGTGGCAGAGGCCGAGGAGGCTGCTAGGGTCAACAGAAAGGTTGATGATGATATGGTGGACGTGAAGATGGAAAaggttgaggatgatatggtGGCTGGTGAGGACAAGGTAGACGAGGCTGCTTTGGACATGGTGGCAGAGGCCGAGGAGGTTGCTAGGGACAACAGAAAGGTTGACGATGACATGGTGGAGGCAGAGATGAAGACAACTGAGAGTAATATGGTTGCTGGCGGTAATGAGGCACACGGGGGGGTTGCGATGGACATGGTGGCAGAGGCTGAGGAGCCTGCTAAGGACAGTAGACAGGTTGATGAGGTAGAGAAAACGACTGAGAATAATATGGTGTCTCGCAATGACGAGGCAAATGAGGCTGCGATGGACAATAAGGAGGTCGGCGAGGACGTGGTGGAAGAGGCACACGATGCTGCGATGGACAATAGGGAGGTTGATGAGAacgtggaggaggaggaggcagaTGAGTCCGCGATGGACAAGAGGGAGTTTGACGAGGATGTAGCAGAGGAGGCGGAGGCAGAAGCGGATGCAGATGAGGATATGGGGGCCCTCCATGAGGATACAGATGCTACGGAAGAAACTGATGCTACAGAAGAGGCAGAGAAAGCGGAGGAAGTGAGTAGAAGTGGTATGAAGAGAAAGCGGGGAAGAGCTCCTAAGGCCAGCACTCCGAGGACTCCTTCACggaagaagatggaagaggATGTATGTTTTGTTTGCTTTGATGGGGGTGATCTTGTGCTCTGTGATCGCAG GGGATGCCCCAAGGCGTATCATCCTTCATGCGTAAACCGCGATGAGGCTTTCTTTCGCACTAAAGGGCAGTGGAACTGCG GTTGGCACCTTTGCAGCAACTGTGGAAAGAATGCTTATTACATGTGTTATACATGTACGTATTCCCTGTGTAAGACTTGCATCAGAGGTGGCTCCATCTCTTGCATCAGAAGAAACAAGGGATTCTGCCGGACATGCATGAAAACAATTAcaatgattgaaaataattcgaAGGGAGATGATGACATG GAGCAAGTAGATTTTGATGACAAGAGCAGCTGGGAGTATCTATTCAAGGATTACTACCTGGATCTGAAAGAAAGGTTGTCTCTAACTCCAGAGGAACTTGCAAAGGCTACAAACCTGTGGAAAGGATCTGCCGGACTATCAGGGAAACGAGATTCTCCTCATGAGGCCGCTGATGATTCAGAGAATTCTGCTGGAGACACGGGAGTAACTGTCCCCAAAAGAAGGCAGTCCAAGAGACGGGCGAAATCCCATACCAAAGGAAGGGATTTACGAGTCAGATCAGATCAAGTTGGTTCTGGAAAGAGTTCTATTGATGATAATTCAGAATGGGCTTCAAAAGAACTTTTGGAGTTTGTTATGCACATGAGAAATGGAGACGGATCAATTCTATCTCAATATGATGTACAAGCCCTACTGCTGGACTATATTAAAAGTAACAAACTCCGTGATCCCAAGCGCAAAAGTCAAATACTTTGTGATCAAAGGCTTCAAAATCTGTTTGGAAAACCGCGTGTTGGGCATTTTGAGATGTTAAAGCTTCTTGAATctcattattttataaaagagGATGCAGATGATCTTCGAGGTACTTTTGTTGATACTGATGCTAATCAGTCGGAGGTAGATGGGAATTTTGATGTTTCACAAAAGGCTGGTAGAGACAAGAGACGTAAGACACGTAAAAAGGGTGATGAGAGAGGACTTCTGTCAAACCGGGATGATTATGCAGCCATTGACACTCACAACATTACCTTAATCTATTTACGTCGTAATCTGTTGGAGGATCTCATTGAAGATGCTGAAACATTTCATGACAAAGTTGTTGGTGCATTTGTGAGAATTAGAATTACCAGCAGCAATCCTGGCAGTAATCAAAAGCAAGATCTATACAGACTCGTCCCTGTTGTTG GTACAAGTAAAGCCGCCGAGCAATATAAAGTTGGGAAGAGGATGACTGATTTTCTTTTGGAAATATTGAATTTGGACAAGACAGAGGTTATAACAATTGATATAATCTCTAACCAAGAGTTCACTGAG GATGAATGCAAGCGCTTAAGGCAGAGCATCAAATGtgggcttctcaaccgattgACTGTG GGTGATATACAGGAAAAAGCCATGGCACTGCAGACAGTGAGAGTCAAAGAT TGGTTGGAGTCAGAGACAGTTCGACTCAGTCATCTTCGCGATCGAGCAAGTGACATGGGCCGCAGAAAAGA GCTCAGAGAATGTGTAGAAAAACTGCAGCTGTTAAAGACGCCTGAAGAGCGCCAGCGCAGGCTCGAGGAGATTCCTGAGATACATGTAGACCCAAAGATGGATCCTTCACACGAGTCCGAAGAAGATGAAGCCGAAGCAGATGATAAACGACAGG AAAACTATGTTGGAGGGGCAAGAGGTACTACTAGCTTCAGAGGGAGGGAGCCAATCTCTCCCCAGAAAGGCGGGTCCACTTCATATGATTCCTGGAGCAGTGGCACTAGGACCACTCCAATGACTCCGAGCCGAGAGTTGAGTAGGAACCTCTCTAGCAGAGGCTTCCCTGCTAGAGGAGATGACTATCGTGCAGAGGCTGTGAATGGGAGCTCTTCGTGGAGTCAGGTGAAAGAACGAGAGACTTCGTATCACCTGAGCAGTCGGAGTAACATGAACATGCATGTCTCTTCTTCTGCACCCGAGGTTGGTGCTAGTCGGATCACAAGCAGCGCTGCTGTTCCTGAGAGTCAATCTGTTGGGGCCTCACAGTCTGCTCCTAAGATCAACGAGACCGAGAAGATCTGGCATTACCAGGATCCAGCAGGGAAgatccatgggccattttcgATGGTGCAGCTCCGCAAGTGGAACAACACGGGTTACTTCCCTGTTGATTTAAGGATCTGGAAGACAACCGAGGGGCAGGAAGAGTCAATACTCTTAACAGATGCACTGAATGGGAAGTTCCACAGAGATCCGCCCTCTCGGTCTAACTCGGAACAGAATCGGGGCACTTTGGTGGGGAGAGCTTCAGTTGAGATTCCGAGACATTTGGGCGGTGAATGGGGTTCTTCTGGTTTTGGCACGAACCTTCCCTCACCTACACCGGGCCAAGCTACTACTACCCTGACGAAGAGTGTGAATATGTTCTCGTCGGGCAATGGAGGGGCGCAGGCTCCCACCTTGGCTTCTAGTGCTTTGAACAGCTTAAGCCAGGTTGTTCAGAAGCCCGAAATGGGTATGCTTTTGGGATCTTCCATTAGCGCTCCTTCTCAAATGCACTTACAAGCGACAGTTCCAGGAGGAGATTCTTACTCGAACCAAGTTGTGGGCCTTCATAATTTGGTTCAGGCTGTTGTGAGGAATCAAAATCAGAATCCTATTCAGGCCGAAGCAGTAGCGCCATCATCAGCACATAAGTCAGAGCCCGTAAACATGCCCTCACAGACTCAAGTGCAGGGCCCGTGGACAACCAATAGTGGGGCAGTGCCTTCTATCCCAAGCTTTGCTTCGCATGGCTCCTCTAGTGTTCCCCTCCCTAACATGAACTGGCCTGTTGGTAATAACAGTAATATTAGCAACAATGCCACCAACAACTACAATGCGACGACTCAGAACATGGGTTGGACTCCTATGCCAGGCAATGCTGGTTGGACTGCTGCCCCCGTCCCTGGAAATACCACCATGAATTGGGGGGCCCAAACTCAAGGGGCGCCTTCAGGGAACCCTTCCTGGCTGACCCAGGGGCAGGTTCAGGCTCCAGGAAACCCCACTCAGATGGGGTGGGCCTCAACTGGGAACCCTAACCCAGGTTTCACTGCACCAGGGCAAGGGCCTGCACCTGCAGGTTCTAACTCTACCAACTGGGCTTCATCCGGGAATCAGAATGGAGATGGCTACCAGAGGAATAGAGCATGGAGTAGGCAGTCTTCGTTTGGTAGTGGAGGCGGAAGcggaggtggaggtggaggtggagggTCTTCGAGGATGGGTGGGTGGTGCCGGTTCTTCCGAGAGAATGGGCACTGCAAAAAGGGAGCGTCGTGCAATTACAGGCATACATAG